acatgacgtGCAAGGATAAATAATTGACTGCATTATTCCATAATAAGAATTtttctattatttattaaagtacATAACTTATTAGCATTTACTTAAATATTACTTATGAAGTTAGGAACATAGTCTGTTAGCTTCTAGCATTTAGTGTAAGACCAGTCTATTATATTAAACTGCATTCATAGAaatactttgttttaaaaaaaaggaaagccATTCAATTCcacaaatatttcaataaatgaAAACCTCAGATTcattttaactttctatttTCGCACACCTCCAAGTAATATAgctatttttatatatacatataagaaATTATTTTAGGCACATTTTTATGTAAGAAAAGTGTTTAAAACTTGAACAAAGCCTTttataaatgtatgcatttgtgggataataatacaataaaatcaTACAGTGGCTGTGAAGTTGATTCCCCCCTTGTCTTTCTTCTTGAAGCCAATATTTGGTGGTTTCTTGTTGAGCCGGATACCAAAACCTTCCAACTCATGTTCAATGAGCTTCTTGTGTCCGAGAGGCTTCAGAACGTCCAAGACGATCAGGATGAGGTTGCAAGTGCGAGCAACTGTTGGAAGGAGGTAAGATTAGAAACGCTAAGATCTGAGAGTGAATGTGACTGGTACTAAAGCACACTTAAAAAGAAGGTCACTGAAAGGGTCTTCAAATGAGTGTTTGCTTGATAATGGTTTGTTACCAGCAATGACTTGGCGTCCCCTGCCCTTGCCATCTTTAGCCCCCTCAATGATACCTGGGAGATCTAGAAGCTaataaaacaagtaaaaatgGTTAAACTTGAATGCCTTTAAGTCATTCAACAAAACTGTAAAGATTTGAAAACCCACATTCCAGGCTGCTGAAGCCAAGAGAAAGGGACTCAATAAACCATTTTGACAGAACACTAGGGCTGggttgaaaatattttaaattctaaTAAACAGATATTGATTCATAAATACCAAGAATAAATCTTTTAGTCTTGTGCCAatgaaaaagttttaaaaatgtaaattctgtcaattttattatgaaaatcaaacaataaatattaaacaatTGGTGTTCTCTATCTggaacatgaaaatagctagaAAAATGAACACCAGCCGTTTGCTAAAAAGATGCGCTTATATTTCAAAAAAGGAATTGATGTAGAAAcatttatattatgtttttattataaaaattgcATTATGTACAACTTAAATGTTTGTATACAAATCAACTCTTAATTGTAAGCTTTAATATAATGTGCAAACTGATagtttactgtatagtttaCAGCATTGGTTGAGATATTAAATTAACATGTACTGTATAATTGAGAATCTAAATAGAGTAGAACTGTGAAATGTGTTAATACCCAGCCCAATAGAACACACTATTAAAGGATTATTccactttaaaaatgaaaattacctcatgatttacctcaagccatcctaggtgtatatgactttcttctttctgaacACAACCGgagttattaataaatatcctgacgcttccaagttttataatggcagtgaacagGGCCAACAAGTTTGAAGCTTAAAAAAAGTGCACCCATTCATCATAAACTTACTCCTCGTGGCTCCAGGGGGTTATTAAAGGCATTCTGAAGAAAATTTATggatttgtgtaagaaaaaaaatcatatttaagaTGTTATCATTTTGAACTGTGAGAGGTGTTACACTTTCTTCATGAGTTGAATACGGAAAGCTGTCtggcggaagctagatattttactttatttaagttttaaatatgaatatttttcttacaaaaaaacatcaatttgcttcagaaggcatttattaacctgtTATAAGTGATGGACGTCAGGATAGTTATTAATATCTGTTTTCAtcagatgcacttttttaagcTTCAAACTTGTTGGCCctgttcactgccattataaaacttAGAAgcgtcaggatatttattaataactccggctgtgttcatcagaaagaagaaagtcatatacacctaggatagcTTGATGGTGAATAAATGAATAGggtaatttaaataataattatttaaatgttacaatTACTCTGCTTTGTATAAAATGAACTAGTGCAAAGAGCTCACCTGAATTTTAGCTCCTTTATAGCGAATCACACCTGGTACAGTTGTCAGTGTGGTGAACTCATAGGCAGCCACCTCAGAATACACACCAGCCAAGTTACTCAAAAGAGTGGATTTGCCCACTGATGGGAATCCCACAAAACCTATACGGGCATCCCCAGTTTTTGCCACATCAAAACCTGAGAGGAAAAAGAAGgttagtaaaaaaaacaaagcgaTAACAGACCACAATTGAATCACTCAGAAGCTCCTTATAAAGCCAGGGGCATGAAGCTCCTGAGACAAGATATTGAAGCATCTGTATGTGATGTTGGAGCAGTACCGACCCTCTCCAGTGCCTCCTCCACTGCCTCCTTTAGGGGTGATAAGTTCCCTCCTCAGTTTGGCTAATCTAGCCTTCAACAGGCCCAGATGATGAGCTGTGGCCTTATTCTTCTGAGTACGAGCCATCTGCAGGACACAACCAGTTCATAAAACCGCATATTTACAATGACAATGTCAAGACAGCCAAAGATGTTGACAGCTTGCACCGCTATGTACGATTAAAATGCGGTTTATTGAATCTCAAGTCCATATATGAAAAGCAGGATTCACTAACGTTACTGAATGGGTTTGGCGCTAAAGTGCTAACGGCTATTTTTCATACATTACTGTAGATGTCAACCCACCTCGTTCTCGATTTCGGCTATTTTGGCGAGTAAACTCATTTTGGCGGTAGTCCGTTAAAAGTCGTcacttgaaaaataaaaagttgatgTTAAATTTAGTTACACAGCTTGTTGGCTCGAAAGCACACCGTTGACATGCTTTGCCATGAGTTCACGCCACGCTATGTTCCCGCGATATTTTGCCACTTCCCGTCCAT
The window above is part of the Pseudorasbora parva isolate DD20220531a chromosome 23, ASM2467924v1, whole genome shotgun sequence genome. Proteins encoded here:
- the drg1 gene encoding developmentally-regulated GTP-binding protein 1; this translates as MSLLAKIAEIENEMARTQKNKATAHHLGLLKARLAKLRRELITPKGGSGGGTGEGFDVAKTGDARIGFVGFPSVGKSTLLSNLAGVYSEVAAYEFTTLTTVPGVIRYKGAKIQLLDLPGIIEGAKDGKGRGRQVIAVARTCNLILIVLDVLKPLGHKKLIEHELEGFGIRLNKKPPNIGFKKKDKGGINFTATCAQSELDSETVKSILSEYKIHNADITLRSDATADDLIDVVEGNRVYIPCIYVLNKIDQISIEELDVIYKIPHCVPISAHHRWNFDDLLERIWDYLQLVRIYTKPKGQLPDYTSPVVLPDEKTAVEDFCLKIHKNLIKEFKYALVWGSSVKHNPQKVGKDHVLEDEDVIQLVKK